The Papaver somniferum cultivar HN1 chromosome 3, ASM357369v1, whole genome shotgun sequence genome includes a region encoding these proteins:
- the LOC113359715 gene encoding uncharacterized protein LOC113359715 yields MRKFLKRFNYPNNWISPSVGLSGGISLMWKTGFTLDIVHSTDKMINTIIYSDPSKPEFLATFLYGSTYHNERVEQREYINSIGSQVNLPWVIIGDLNITMFAHERSSNTRPTTSEFPLIQQVIDRSYLNDLGYIGSQFTWSNRQSGIDNVRSRLDRALVISQWLHHYNHSKLFHLDAIGSDHLPILLVTNTTSHQGKRPFRYFKCWFKDPTCQQVIRDAYKLNIRGSHAYRMTNGIRNVKFELKKWNLSHYGNVDHKVSMLTDQLKTLNRNPYSIQNNEAIKEVKHNLELAQKAQESFYAQKSRVEFIKSYDKNTSYYHTSVNRRRHFNHISSLKLPNGQWSKDRNTLEDLLVTHFKTISTSTNPLLDEKFLNCIDASITNGDNDKLLSPITLDEIRNTIKQMGP; encoded by the coding sequence ATGAGGAAATTCTTAAAGAGATTTAACTATCCTAACAATTGGATATCCCCTTCTGTGGGACTCTCTGGTGGAATTTCCCTCATGTGGAAGACTGGTTTCACTCTTGACATTGTGCATTCTACGGATAAAATGATCAATACAATTATTTATTCTGACCCTAGTAAGCCGGAATTCCTAGCTACATTTCTCTATGGTTCTACATATCATAATGAGAGAGTGGAGCAACGGGAATACATTAATAGTATTGGATCTCAAGTAAACTTGCCATGGGTTATCATTGGTGACTTAAACATCACAATGTTTGCTCATGAAAGATCTTCAAACACTAGACCAACCACCTCTGAGTTCCCTCTTATCCAACAAGTCATTGATAGGTCTTATCTCAATGACTTAGGCTATATAGGGTCTcagtttacttggtctaataggCAATCTGGAATAGATAATGTTAGATCTAGACTTGATAGGGCCCTTGTTATTAGTCAGTGGCTGCATCATTATAATCACTCAAAATTATTTCACCTTGATGCTATAGGTTCTGATCATTTACCAATTCTCTTGGTCACCAATACTACTTCTCATCAAGGGAAAAGGCCCTTTAGATATTTCAAATGCTGGTTTAAGGATCCCACTTGTCAACAAGTCATTAGAGATGCTTATAAGTTAAATATAAGAGGGTCTCATGCTTACAGAATGACAAATGGTATTAGAAATGTCAAATTTGAGCTTAAAAAATGGAACTTATCTCATTATGGTAATGTTGATCACAAAGTCTCCATGTTAACTGATCAACTAAAAACACTGAATAGAAATCCTTACTCTATTCAGAATAATGAAGCCATAAAAGAGGTTAAACACAATCTTGAGTTAGCTCAAAAAGCTCAAGAATCCTTTTATGCTCAAAAGTCTAGAGTGGAGTTTATTAAGAGCTATGACAAAAATACCTCCTATTATCATACAAGTGTTAATAGAAGAAGGCATTTTAATCACATTAGCTCTTTAAAACTTCCAAATGGTCAATGGTCTAAGGATAGAAACACTCTTGAAGACCTTTTAGTCACTCACTTTAAGACCATATCCACTTCCACTAATCCTTTATTAGATGAGAAATTTCTGAATTGCATTGATGCTAGCATCACTAATGGAGACAATGACAAACTTTTGAGTCCCATTACTCTTGATGAGATTAGGAATACCATTAAGCAAATGGGTCCATGA
- the LOC113359716 gene encoding uncharacterized protein LOC113359716: MSWVWASICHGLDILKHHAIWDIRDGNSAHAFTDNWIINPSYPRCVNYPNPNYKVSDFIIAETKSWNVPLVQDFFTNDNSQKICSMRVPLSGSDCLVCPYNKNGVLTVKSIYKLLASELPHNSIPIPDFYMYRALWRSPLLPRTHLFLWKCVENILPTGNMLVRYNNQHDDRCKMCNLGVSESPEHMLLHCSFAKDVWQHIPVVNSLVLQDSGTQISIKDWVTKWLISSHLQDHLVRTMNTAWCIWKARCSKVFEDKTSNPRMVARTAMSIAAETVNTLTTVPPCTILRNAAVVEPNDLILHPNCITIFCDGSFDKDTNKAGIGIVAMHSTDGFRGCKLISWRCISPEETECYALLEDAHWIRDQGFQNICLVSDAKNVMAYLNNYRDQISWSSCSVLDDCLFLLQDTQIICFKYVKRNLNILADIAARHSRVDNVSGEWHENNCPHFLQNVVNSI, encoded by the coding sequence ATGTCTTGGGTTTGGGCTAGTATATGTCATGGTCTAGATATTTTGAAACATCATGCTATTTGGGATATTAGAGATGGAAATTCTGCTCACGCTTTTACTGATAACTGGATTATTAACCCGTCTTACCCTCGTTGTGTTAATTATCCGAATCCTAATTATAAAGTCTCAGATTTTATCATTGCTGAAACAAAAAGCTGGAATGTTCCCTTAGTCCAGGATTTCTTTACCAATGACAATAGTCAAAAAATCTGTAGCATGAGAGTACCCTTATCTGGCAGTGATTGTCTTGTTTGTCCCTACAATAAGAATGGTGTCTTAACTGTGAAATCAATTTATAAACTGCTAGCAAGTGAACTTCCTCATAACTCTATTCCCATCCCTGATTTTTATATGTACAGGGCTCTGTGGAGATCTCCCCTACTCCCTAGAACTCatctttttctttggaaatgcGTAGAAAACATTCTACCCACAGGTAACATGCTTGTTAGGTATAATAATCAACATGATGATAGATGTAAAATGTGCAACTTGGGTGTTTCTGAATCTCCAGAACATATGCTTTTACATTGTTCTTTTGCCAAAGATGTCTGGCAGCATATACCTGTCGTGAACTCTCTTGTTTTACAGGATTCAGGCACACAAATCAGTATTAAGGATTGGGTCACTAAATGGCTTATTTCAAGTCATCTCCAAGATCATCTAGTAAGAACCATGAATACTGCCTGGTGCATCTGGAAAGCCAGATGTTctaaggtttttgaggataaaacTTCAAACCCTCGTATGGTAGCTAGAACTGCCATGAGTATTGCTGCTGAAACTGTCAATACTCTAACCACTGTTCCTCCCTGTACTATTCTTCGCAATGCTGCTGTAGTTGAACCAAATGATTTGATATTGCATCCTAATTGCATTACTATATTTTGTGATGGTTCATTTGATAAGGACACTAACAAGGCTGGCATTGGCATTGTGGCAATGCATTCTACAGATGGATTCAGGGGCTGCAAACTAATCTCATGGAGATGCATCAGTCCAGAAGAAACGGAATGCTACGCTTTGTTGGAGGATGCACATTGGATCAGGGACCAAGGCTTCCAGAATATCTGCTTAGTTAGTGATGCCAAAAATGTTATGGCTTATTTAAATAATTACAGAGACCAAATTAGTTGGTCCTCTTGCTCAGTTTTAGATGATTGTTTGTTCCTTCTGCAAGACACTCAAATTATCTGTTTTAAATATGTCAAGAGAAACTTGAATATCCTTGCAGACATAGCTGCAAGACATAGTCGAGTTGATAATGTCTCAGGAGAGTGGCATGAAAATAACTGTCCACACTTCCTGCAAAATGTTGTAAACTCCATTTAA